Proteins encoded by one window of Acidipropionibacterium virtanenii:
- a CDS encoding iron chaperone — MSGFSDEERAAMKQRAEELRTTKGLKGAAKIAKDLEACAAAIDALDGVDKEVAVLLHRIVSEEAPRLTPKTWYGFPTYAADGTNIVFYQPASKFKTRYGTVNFDEHANLDDGPMWPVSFAVVEVDDAVEQRLRELVRRAVG; from the coding sequence ATGAGCGGATTCAGTGACGAGGAGCGCGCCGCCATGAAGCAGCGCGCCGAGGAGTTGCGCACCACCAAGGGCCTCAAGGGGGCCGCGAAGATCGCCAAGGATCTGGAGGCCTGCGCCGCCGCCATCGACGCCCTCGACGGCGTCGACAAGGAGGTCGCGGTGCTGCTGCACCGGATCGTCTCCGAGGAGGCGCCCCGGCTGACACCCAAGACCTGGTACGGATTCCCCACCTACGCCGCCGACGGGACGAACATCGTCTTCTACCAGCCGGCGTCCAAGTTCAAGACCCGCTACGGCACGGTGAACTTCGACGAGCACGCGAACCTGGACGACGGCCCGATGTGGCCGGTCTCCTTCGCCGTGGTCGAGGTGGACGACGCCGTCGAGCAGCGGCTGCGAGAGCTGGTCAGGAGGGCCGTGGGCTGA